CCCTGGCGATCGCGGCCAGCGGCTTTGCGCTGGGCGGCGTGGTGGTCAGGCTGGACCAGTTCCTTATTGACCAGTACGGGTGGCGGACGGCGGCGGTCGTCCTGGGCTGCATCCTCTTCGGCGCGGGCTATCCGCTCGCTATGCTCTTTCGCGGCCGTCCGGAGCGGTACGGCTACCTGCCGGACGGCGAGGCGAGGCGGAGCGGCACGCCCGGCGAGGAGCGGCAGTTCCAGCGAGAGGTGGAAGGCTTCACCGTGCGGGACGCGGTGCGCACCCAGGCCTTCTGGCGGATCACGCTCACCTTTGCGCTCCGGGACTTCGCGGTGGCGGCCCTGGGCTTCCACTTCATCCCCATGATGGTGACCAAGGGGATCACAGAGCAGACGGCGGCGGGGCTGCTCACCATCTTCGGCCTCATGGCCGTCACGGGGCGGCTCATCGTCGGCTATTTGGGCGACCACTACTCCAAGAACCTCCTCGTCGGCATTTCAGGCGGCTTCCTGATCGCGGCGCTGGTGATGTTCGCCGTCTGGTCTGAGCTCTGGCAGATGCGGGTCGCGGCGGCGCTCTACGGCTTCGCCTGGGGAGGAAGCGGCGGCGGGATGGTCCAGGCGATCCGGGCGGAGTACTTCGGGCGAAGGCACCTGGGGAAGATCACAGGCGCGATGCAGCTGGCGGTGGCGGGGCTGACGCTGATGGGGACGATCTTCGCCGGGCAAGTGCATGACGCGACGGGGACGTACACCATCGCGCTCTACACCTTTGTGGGCGCGGTGGTGCTGGCGACCTTTGCCATCATCGGCGCCCAGCGGCCCGCGCTGCCGCCGGAGGCGGTTACGACGAAATCGCTTTGACGCTCCCCAGGGGCCATGCTATTCTCGCCTGCGCCCTCTCCACAGGATGCCGCCTCAGCCGCACCCAAGGCGCAGAAGCAGAGCTTTGACCACACCAGCCCAAGAGCAAGCACCGGCGCAGCCGGGCGTCCGCATCTTGGGCGTTCGCATCTTCTACGGCTGGTGGATCGTCCTGGCGGCGCTGGGCGTTGCGGCCATCGCAGGCGGGACGTACACCCTCGGCTTCACGGCCTTCTTCCTGCCGCTGGAGCGGGAGTTCGGGGTAACCCGCGGCGCCATGGCGCTGATGATTTCCATCGGCACCTTCTCAGAGGCAGTGACGGGCCCCATCTTCGGCTACTTCCTGGATAAGGTCGGCCCGCGGAGGCTGATGCTGTTCGGTGTGGCGGCGCTCGGGCTCGGCTTCCTCCTCCTGAGCACGGCCCAGTCCATCCTCGTCCTCGGCATCTTTTATGTCGTCTTCATCGCCGCATTCGTGAATGCCGCGACCTTCCTGCCGCCGAACAGCGCCATCGCCAACTGGTTCTTCAAGCGGCGGAGCATCGCGCTGGCTATCGCGATGTGCGGTTACGGGCTGGGCGGCTTTGTGGTGCGGCCCATCCAGTGGGTGATTGACGAGCATGGATGGCGGACGGCGGCAGTGGTCATCGCGGTGACGGTATGGGTGGCGGGGACGGCGCTGGCGCTCATCGTGCGGCCCAGGCCGGAGGACTACGGCCAGCTGCCGGACGGCGCGCCGGTGGCGAAGGAAGACAAAGAGGCGCTGGCGCGGTCGCGGCAAGAGGGCTTCACGTTCCGGGAGGTCCTTCGCACAAGGACCTTCTGGCTGGTGTCCGGCTCCTTTATGCTTCGAGGCTTTGTGCTGCTGGCTATGACGTCACAGATGATCCCAATGGTGAAATCCAAGGGCTTTTCGGAGAGCGCAGGGGCTTCGCTCCTCGGCATCTTCGGCGTGGTGATGATTTCGGCGCGGCTGATCGCAGGGGCCGTTGCGGACAAGTACCCCAAGAACGTGGTCATCGGTCTGATGGGAGGACTCCTTGGAGCCTCCATGGTGGTGATCGTAATGGCGACGGAGATGTGGCACCTCTACCTCTTCATCGTGCTCTACGCCATCGCGTGGGGCGGCAGCGGCGCG
This DNA window, taken from Chloroflexota bacterium, encodes the following:
- a CDS encoding MFS transporter, producing MEREFDLSHGQLSFIISAAIIVEAVTGPFMGHAVDRYGAQKVMAACVTTGGAGFILLSTAQSPIAFACYLAIPVAIGCYAGFALCPTNAVAYWFVRKRGLALAIAASGFALGGVVVRLDQFLIDQYGWRTAAVVLGCILFGAGYPLAMLFRGRPERYGYLPDGEARRSGTPGEERQFQREVEGFTVRDAVRTQAFWRITLTFALRDFAVAALGFHFIPMMVTKGITEQTAAGLLTIFGLMAVTGRLIVGYLGDHYSKNLLVGISGGFLIAALVMFAVWSELWQMRVAAALYGFAWGGSGGGMVQAIRAEYFGRRHLGKITGAMQLAVAGLTLMGTIFAGQVHDATGTYTIALYTFVGAVVLATFAIIGAQRPALPPEAVTTKSL
- a CDS encoding MFS transporter, producing MTRRGRTPSRSTPLWARWCWRPLPSSAPSGPRCRRRRLRRNRFDAPQGPCYSRLRPLHRMPPQPHPRRRSRALTTPAQEQAPAQPGVRILGVRIFYGWWIVLAALGVAAIAGGTYTLGFTAFFLPLEREFGVTRGAMALMISIGTFSEAVTGPIFGYFLDKVGPRRLMLFGVAALGLGFLLLSTAQSILVLGIFYVVFIAAFVNAATFLPPNSAIANWFFKRRSIALAIAMCGYGLGGFVVRPIQWVIDEHGWRTAAVVIAVTVWVAGTALALIVRPRPEDYGQLPDGAPVAKEDKEALARSRQEGFTFREVLRTRTFWLVSGSFMLRGFVLLAMTSQMIPMVKSKGFSESAGASLLGIFGVVMISARLIAGAVADKYPKNVVIGLMGGLLGASMVVIVMATEMWHLYLFIVLYAIAWGGSGASMMLALRADYFGRKAFGRISGASTFLVTSGALLGAVYAGEIFDSTGSYDIAFYSFIGCAMVSMLLMFWAKKPQRPQGSTLAA